The region CCACATTTTGACACCTCTCGCCCCTACTACTTTGCAGCGCTGCTCTATTTAAATGAATTTACTCACGGCGGAACGGGCTTTTTTAGACACAAGGCAACTCATTACGAACGAATAACTGATAGCAAGGTCGATAGTTACTTAGCGTCGGTACAAGCAGAGTTTGATGGCCAAAATGGTCAGGATAGTCATCATCAAGGTTATCAAACTGGCTCCAATCAGCAGTATGCGCTAATTGATAGCATTCCCTACCAAACTAATTGCCTTGTGATTTATCCGGGTAACTTATTGCATTCCACCTTAGTCGATAACAATCATGATATTAATGAACACCCAATAACAGGCAGGTTGACCGCGAATATCTTTGTTGAGTTTCAATAAGCTATTGGCGTTGCTTGGTTCGGTGCTGCTTATTAGTTATTAGCAATTAGCAAATATCGACTTGAATTATCTTGTGCTTATATACCTAACAATACCAGGGAGGCTACCTTGGCTAAACTACCTTTTTGGGATGAAATCACAGTCATTTATCAACGTTGTGCGGCCTCTCGAATATTTTTAGCTAATTTTTCCAAGTCGCTATC is a window of Thalassotalea euphylliae DNA encoding:
- a CDS encoding DUF6445 family protein; its protein translation is MPAIEAATEFIINPNFTVRVKRIGLEETPVLVIDDYLANIDELRQQASKQDYCEDKQSFYPGIRSPIATKTVTALIQPVLPGFYKVLKVPNHLKPAAHPSYFSLITKQPEQLVAMQTIPHFDTSRPYYFAALLYLNEFTHGGTGFFRHKATHYERITDSKVDSYLASVQAEFDGQNGQDSHHQGYQTGSNQQYALIDSIPYQTNCLVIYPGNLLHSTLVDNNHDINEHPITGRLTANIFVEFQ